A section of the Citrobacter farmeri genome encodes:
- a CDS encoding GntR family transcriptional regulator, whose amino-acid sequence MNLPDTSSAKPLYKQLEEALKEAILSGEYQPGQQIPTENDLSASWQVSRVTVRKALDALTRENFLTRVSGKGTFVSGEKFQRSMTGIMSFSELCRSQGRRPGSRTIKSVFEACDEDTRAKLNIPDGEKAVVIERIRYADDVPVSLETVWFPPQFAALLNEDLNSHSLYDTLRDKHGLWFTHSSKTIELVYANFEVAHYLGVANRYPLISIKSEMIDNKGEMSCISHQLIVGDKLRFTV is encoded by the coding sequence GTGAATCTGCCGGATACCTCAAGTGCCAAACCGCTGTATAAGCAGCTTGAAGAAGCCCTGAAAGAGGCGATTTTAAGCGGCGAATATCAGCCGGGGCAGCAGATCCCAACCGAAAACGATCTCAGTGCCAGCTGGCAGGTGAGCCGCGTAACGGTGCGAAAGGCGCTGGATGCGCTGACCCGGGAAAACTTTCTTACCCGGGTCTCGGGTAAAGGGACATTCGTATCCGGCGAGAAGTTTCAGCGCAGTATGACCGGCATCATGAGCTTCAGTGAGCTGTGCCGCTCCCAGGGCCGCCGCCCGGGTTCGCGCACCATCAAGTCGGTGTTTGAGGCCTGCGATGAGGACACCCGCGCCAAACTGAACATCCCCGATGGGGAAAAAGCGGTGGTGATTGAGCGTATTCGCTATGCCGACGACGTGCCGGTATCGCTGGAAACGGTCTGGTTCCCCCCGCAGTTCGCCGCACTGCTGAATGAAGATCTCAACAGCCATTCCCTGTACGATACTCTGCGCGACAAGCATGGCCTGTGGTTTACCCACTCCAGCAAAACCATTGAGCTGGTATACGCTAATTTTGAGGTGGCCCACTATCTCGGCGTCGCTAACCGTTATCCGTTGATCTCGATTAAAAGCGAGATGATTGATAACAAAGGTGAAATGTCCTGCATATCTCATCAACTGATTGTCGGCGACAAACTGCGTTTTACCGTCTGA
- a CDS encoding GNAT family N-acetyltransferase yields MSTPLFRQAVPADVDRCYEIETLAYEGDEAATREKIATRIQRYPQGFMCMELNGEVAGFINAGCAWEVVMSDEEFKELVGHDPHAPNAVIMSVVVHPDFQGKGYSSLMMREFVTRMKAMHKKTIHLMCKDRHVDLYAHFGYRYVKPSESEHGGMAWHEMVMAL; encoded by the coding sequence ATGTCCACTCCGCTATTCCGTCAGGCCGTACCCGCCGATGTTGATCGCTGCTATGAGATTGAAACGCTTGCCTATGAAGGCGATGAAGCGGCAACCCGGGAAAAGATCGCCACTCGTATCCAGCGCTATCCGCAGGGATTCATGTGCATGGAACTCAACGGTGAAGTGGCTGGCTTTATCAATGCCGGATGCGCCTGGGAGGTGGTGATGTCTGATGAAGAATTTAAGGAACTGGTGGGGCACGATCCGCACGCGCCCAATGCGGTGATTATGTCGGTAGTGGTGCACCCGGATTTTCAAGGTAAAGGCTATTCGTCACTGATGATGCGTGAGTTTGTGACGCGGATGAAAGCAATGCACAAAAAGACGATTCACCTGATGTGCAAAGACCGCCATGTCGATCTCTACGCCCACTTTGGCTATCGCTACGTCAAACCGTCAGAATCCGAGCACGGCGGGATGGCGTGGCACGAGATGGTGATGGCGTTGTAA
- a CDS encoding alkene reductase: MLFDHYALNALPLKNRIVMPPMTRSRAGAGDVATDMMADYYAQRASAGLIISEGTQISQQGQGYAWTPGIYSEAQIAGWKKVTDAVHKAGGKIFAQLWHVGRVSHTVLQPGGAAPVSSSAIQAPGVKVFVDVEGRGPENGVGEMVQHDMPRALTREEIPAIVNDYAQAARNAIAAGFDGIELHGANGYLINQFIDSQANLRDDDYGGSLQNRLRFMREVVTAVSAAIGKERVGIRLAPLTTLMGSKDDTPEATYLAAASVLNDLGIAYIHIAEADWEDAPVMPAAFKEALRIIFHGTLIYSGKYTKARAEEALTNGWADLIGFGRPFIANPDLPHRLKNDLPLNAPIKERFFGGGKEGYLDYPAS, from the coding sequence ATGTTATTCGATCACTATGCGCTGAATGCCTTGCCGTTAAAAAACCGGATTGTTATGCCGCCGATGACGCGTTCTCGCGCCGGGGCAGGCGACGTCGCGACTGACATGATGGCGGACTATTACGCACAGCGTGCCAGCGCAGGGCTCATCATTAGCGAAGGCACGCAAATCAGCCAACAGGGCCAGGGCTATGCCTGGACGCCTGGCATCTATTCCGAAGCGCAGATTGCTGGCTGGAAAAAAGTCACTGACGCCGTACACAAGGCGGGCGGTAAAATCTTTGCTCAGCTGTGGCACGTCGGTCGTGTTTCGCACACCGTTTTGCAGCCTGGCGGCGCGGCACCGGTCTCTTCTTCCGCCATTCAGGCGCCAGGGGTGAAAGTGTTTGTCGATGTTGAAGGGCGCGGTCCGGAAAATGGCGTCGGCGAGATGGTGCAGCATGACATGCCGCGAGCCCTGACGCGGGAAGAGATCCCGGCTATCGTCAATGACTATGCCCAGGCGGCGCGCAATGCTATCGCCGCAGGGTTCGACGGTATTGAACTGCACGGGGCGAACGGCTATCTGATCAACCAGTTCATTGACTCACAGGCCAACCTGCGTGATGACGACTACGGCGGCTCGCTGCAAAATCGTCTGCGCTTTATGCGAGAGGTGGTGACGGCGGTCTCTGCGGCAATTGGTAAAGAGCGAGTGGGCATTCGTCTCGCCCCGTTAACCACGCTGATGGGGTCAAAAGATGATACACCGGAAGCGACCTACCTGGCGGCGGCCAGCGTGCTGAACGATCTGGGTATTGCCTATATTCATATCGCCGAAGCGGACTGGGAAGATGCGCCGGTCATGCCTGCTGCGTTTAAAGAAGCGCTGCGTATTATCTTCCACGGTACGCTGATTTACTCCGGTAAATACACCAAAGCGCGTGCTGAAGAGGCGCTGACGAACGGCTGGGCTGACCTGATTGGTTTTGGTCGCCCGTTTATTGCCAACCCGGATCTGCCGCATCGTCTGAAAAATGACTTACCTCTGAATGCGCCCATTAAAGAGAGGTTCTTCGGCGGCGGGAAGGAAGGGTATCTGGATTACCCGGCTAGCTGA
- a CDS encoding DUF1471 domain-containing protein has translation MKTIFAIFTASLFSAVAFNASAQSVTATGTTLDSAEAVIAQKAKEMNASEYKITSARMGNTVTMSAELYK, from the coding sequence ATGAAAACTATTTTCGCTATTTTTACTGCCTCTCTGTTCTCTGCTGTGGCGTTTAACGCCTCTGCGCAAAGCGTTACGGCAACCGGCACCACGCTGGATTCCGCTGAAGCGGTCATCGCGCAAAAAGCCAAAGAGATGAATGCCTCTGAATACAAAATTACCAGTGCGCGCATGGGCAACACCGTCACCATGAGTGCAGAACTGTATAAATAA
- a CDS encoding SRPBCC family protein yields the protein MAKTSVSIEIPASADAVWQLMGGFDALPDWLPFIPKSVVTEGGRVRSLTTSDGGTVIERLEAFDNRQRSYTYSIIQAPFPVVNYLSTITVHETADSQISRVEWSGEFTPVNVSDEEAQALFTGIYSDGLKALKDNFVS from the coding sequence ATGGCTAAGACAAGTGTATCGATTGAAATTCCGGCTTCTGCCGACGCAGTATGGCAACTGATGGGCGGCTTTGACGCGTTGCCGGACTGGCTGCCGTTCATCCCGAAAAGCGTGGTGACAGAAGGGGGGCGCGTGCGTTCGCTGACAACTTCCGACGGCGGTACCGTGATTGAGCGTCTGGAAGCGTTTGATAATCGTCAGCGCAGCTACACCTACTCCATTATTCAGGCGCCGTTTCCGGTGGTGAATTACCTCTCAACCATCACGGTTCATGAGACCGCCGACAGCCAGATTTCCCGCGTGGAATGGTCCGGCGAATTCACGCCGGTGAACGTATCTGACGAAGAGGCTCAGGCGCTGTTTACGGGCATCTACAGTGATGGTCTCAAGGCGCTGAAGGACAACTTTGTTTCCTGA
- a CDS encoding SDR family NAD(P)-dependent oxidoreductase yields MKLDLTGKVAVVSGSTSGIGQGIAAGLAKAGATVVVVGRKQRGVDDAMAAITAQNPAASLRGVVADLSTEHGVNALIAAVPTTDVLVNNLGIFNDKDFFSVPDDEWLHFYNVNVLSGVRLARHYAPAMTEQGWGRIIFVSSESGVAIPGDMINYGVTKAANLAVSHGLAKRLAGTGVTVNAILPGPTFTDGLQEMLADAAAQSGRSPREQADEFVRTARPSSIIQRAADVEEVANLAVYLASPLSSATTGAALRVDGGVVDTLTM; encoded by the coding sequence ATGAAACTGGATCTGACAGGTAAAGTCGCTGTGGTCAGCGGCTCAACCTCCGGTATTGGGCAGGGTATTGCCGCCGGACTGGCAAAAGCAGGCGCAACGGTGGTTGTCGTCGGGCGTAAACAGCGCGGCGTCGATGACGCGATGGCCGCGATTACGGCACAAAATCCTGCGGCGTCGCTGCGTGGCGTGGTGGCCGATCTCAGCACCGAACATGGCGTAAATGCGCTGATCGCCGCCGTTCCGACGACGGATGTGCTGGTCAATAATCTGGGGATTTTCAACGATAAAGATTTCTTCAGCGTTCCGGATGACGAGTGGCTGCACTTCTATAACGTCAACGTCCTCTCCGGCGTTCGTCTGGCGCGTCATTATGCGCCAGCCATGACGGAACAGGGCTGGGGGCGAATTATCTTTGTTTCGTCCGAATCGGGCGTGGCTATCCCCGGCGACATGATCAACTACGGCGTCACAAAAGCCGCGAATCTGGCGGTGTCCCACGGTCTGGCGAAGCGACTCGCCGGAACCGGTGTGACCGTTAACGCCATTCTGCCGGGGCCGACTTTTACCGATGGCCTGCAGGAGATGCTGGCGGACGCCGCCGCACAGTCCGGACGTAGCCCGCGTGAACAAGCCGACGAGTTTGTCAGAACGGCGCGCCCGAGCTCCATCATCCAGCGTGCGGCGGATGTGGAAGAAGTGGCGAATCTGGCGGTTTATCTCGCGTCTCCGCTCTCTTCGGCAACGACAGGGGCAGCCCTGCGCGTCGATGGCGGCGTCGTCGACACCCTGACAATGTAA
- a CDS encoding aldo/keto reductase → MSIKNLLPGKIGLGGAPLGNMFRAIPEEEAHATVSEAWNLGVRYFDTAPLYGSGLSEIRMGEALSQYPRDEYVLSSKVGRIMLDEMEDPAKRDFGEKGGLFEHGLKNKILNDYSADATLRSIEDSLKRLKTDHLDIVWIHDPAQDFYGDSWLEQFNIARTGAFRALTRLRDEGVIKAWGLGVNRVEPCELTLALDEPKPDAFLLAGRYSLLDHERALQRLMPEALEHNVDIVVGGPYSSGVLAGGEHFEYQKASPAIKQKVAQIHAIAAHFNVDVKAAALQFALANPAVAAVIPGSSRPGRMAEDLAALNATVPAEFWTEMRRQALVAENAPLPTR, encoded by the coding sequence ATGAGCATTAAAAATTTACTTCCCGGCAAAATCGGCTTAGGCGGCGCGCCGCTCGGCAACATGTTCCGTGCCATTCCGGAAGAAGAGGCCCACGCCACCGTGAGCGAAGCCTGGAACCTGGGCGTGCGCTACTTTGACACCGCGCCGCTGTACGGCTCTGGCCTTTCTGAAATTCGTATGGGCGAAGCGCTGTCTCAGTATCCACGCGATGAATATGTTTTGAGCAGTAAAGTCGGCCGCATCATGCTGGACGAAATGGAAGATCCCGCCAAACGTGATTTTGGTGAGAAAGGCGGTCTTTTCGAACACGGCCTGAAGAACAAAATTCTGAATGACTACTCTGCCGATGCCACCCTGCGCTCGATTGAAGACAGCCTGAAACGCCTGAAAACGGACCATCTGGATATCGTCTGGATCCACGATCCGGCGCAGGACTTCTACGGTGACAGCTGGCTGGAGCAGTTCAATATTGCCCGTACGGGGGCATTTCGTGCGCTGACACGTTTGCGTGACGAGGGCGTGATCAAAGCGTGGGGACTGGGCGTGAACCGCGTTGAACCTTGTGAACTGACGCTGGCGCTTGATGAGCCGAAGCCGGATGCGTTCCTGCTGGCGGGTCGTTATTCCCTGTTGGATCACGAACGTGCACTGCAACGCCTGATGCCAGAAGCGCTGGAACATAACGTCGATATCGTCGTCGGCGGCCCTTACAGCTCCGGCGTACTGGCAGGTGGTGAGCACTTTGAATATCAGAAAGCCTCCCCGGCCATTAAGCAGAAAGTGGCGCAAATTCACGCCATTGCCGCGCATTTTAACGTCGATGTTAAAGCAGCGGCGCTGCAGTTCGCGCTGGCAAACCCTGCCGTCGCGGCGGTTATTCCTGGCTCCAGCCGTCCTGGCCGTATGGCGGAAGATCTGGCTGCGCTGAATGCAACCGTTCCGGCTGAATTCTGGACGGAAATGCGCCGTCAGGCTCTGGTTGCGGAAAACGCGCCGCTGCCGACCCGTTAA
- a CDS encoding LysR substrate-binding domain-containing protein → MIDLRQLKYFVVVAEEEHVGRAAERLHISQSPLSRQIAQLEERLGLMLFERNQQRIRLTADGQTFLAETRSLLTHANRLESLGKRLGRGEDGGLCIGYIENAMHSGVLSTALRTLRLSRPDVHIALYSQPPATQIEGLRQRSLDFSLVDTPPTDSEQDLEYIQVLDDRMLLALPQNHPLAEEENLVATQLANQQWIAVIHNDDAHSRDDFVAACVKAGFNPDIRLEAGEPLTALGLVAAGLGLALIQHSLRHNAPEGVVLRELPWMNYSTQLWAAWHKANQRPLVSHFRQILRGE, encoded by the coding sequence ATGATTGATTTACGCCAACTGAAATACTTCGTGGTGGTCGCAGAAGAAGAGCACGTAGGACGTGCTGCTGAGCGACTGCATATCTCGCAATCGCCGCTCAGCCGCCAGATTGCGCAACTGGAAGAGCGCCTGGGACTGATGCTGTTTGAGCGCAATCAACAACGTATCCGACTGACTGCTGATGGGCAGACATTCCTCGCCGAAACGCGCTCATTGCTGACGCATGCCAATCGTCTGGAATCACTGGGTAAACGTCTGGGACGCGGTGAAGATGGAGGCTTGTGTATTGGCTATATTGAAAACGCCATGCATTCCGGCGTGCTTTCTACGGCGTTGCGTACGTTACGCTTATCGCGCCCGGATGTGCATATCGCGCTTTACAGCCAGCCACCGGCTACCCAGATTGAAGGTTTGCGCCAGCGCAGCCTCGATTTTTCACTGGTCGATACACCGCCCACAGACAGTGAACAGGATCTGGAATACATTCAGGTTCTGGACGATCGCATGCTGTTGGCCTTACCGCAAAATCATCCGCTGGCGGAGGAAGAAAACCTTGTCGCAACACAGCTTGCCAACCAGCAGTGGATTGCCGTTATTCATAATGACGATGCCCATTCCCGTGATGATTTTGTCGCGGCCTGTGTCAAAGCCGGGTTTAATCCCGATATTCGTTTAGAAGCTGGTGAACCGCTGACAGCATTAGGTCTGGTCGCTGCAGGATTAGGTCTGGCATTAATTCAACATAGCCTGCGTCACAATGCGCCGGAGGGCGTGGTATTACGCGAATTGCCGTGGATGAATTATTCCACGCAACTATGGGCTGCCTGGCATAAAGCCAATCAACGCCCGTTGGTATCCCATTTCCGCCAGATCCTACGCGGTGAATAA
- a CDS encoding anti-virulence regulator CigR family protein: protein MGKRRGLTAVLATLVSLSLFAAPVMANPGNGNGNGHGGGQGNSSGNQGNKGNQGNHGQKGNPAQKNNGSSDHRKNYGKPDHVESDISFATARHLAVNYGLTGYDSLPPGIAKNLARGKPLPPGIAKKAVPASMLGELPYYPGYEWRIVGDDLVLIALSTAVVTAIINGVFD from the coding sequence ATGGGTAAGCGTCGTGGTTTAACGGCTGTGCTGGCCACTCTGGTTTCTCTCTCTCTGTTTGCCGCGCCGGTTATGGCAAATCCGGGAAATGGCAACGGAAATGGTCATGGCGGCGGTCAGGGCAACAGCAGTGGCAACCAGGGGAATAAAGGTAACCAGGGGAATCATGGACAAAAAGGAAATCCGGCCCAGAAAAACAACGGTTCTTCCGATCATCGTAAAAATTACGGCAAACCCGATCACGTCGAGTCTGACATCAGTTTCGCGACAGCGCGTCATCTGGCGGTGAACTACGGCCTGACGGGATATGATTCTCTGCCTCCGGGAATCGCGAAAAACCTGGCACGAGGAAAACCGCTTCCTCCGGGGATCGCGAAAAAGGCGGTTCCGGCATCGATGCTGGGAGAACTCCCTTACTATCCGGGCTATGAGTGGAGAATCGTTGGGGATGATTTAGTGCTGATAGCGCTGAGTACCGCAGTGGTAACCGCAATTATCAACGGTGTGTTTGATTAA
- a CDS encoding carboxylate/amino acid/amine transporter, which yields MGSTRRGMLNVLIAAVLWGSSGVCAQYIMEQSQMSSQFLTMTRLIFAGLILLMLSVVHGDKIFSLFKNRKDALSLLIFSVVGALTVQLTFLLTIEKSNAATATVLQFLSPTIIVAWFALVRKARPGVLVLTAILTSLIGTFLLVTHGNPTSLSISPAALFWGIASAFAAAFYTTYPSTLIARYGTLPIVGWSMLIGGMILLPFYAGEGTDFVVNGSLILAFFYLVVIGTSLTFSLYLKGAQMIGGPKASILSCAEPLSSALLSLLLLGITFTLPDWLGTLLILSSVVLISMDSRRRARAA from the coding sequence ATGGGGTCCACCAGAAGAGGGATGCTGAATGTCCTGATTGCCGCCGTTTTATGGGGAAGTTCAGGGGTCTGCGCGCAGTACATCATGGAGCAAAGCCAGATGTCGTCGCAATTTCTGACCATGACGCGTCTGATATTTGCTGGCTTAATTCTGCTGATGCTCTCCGTGGTTCACGGCGACAAAATCTTTTCCCTTTTCAAAAACCGCAAAGACGCCCTGAGCCTGCTGATTTTTTCTGTCGTCGGCGCGCTGACGGTACAACTCACCTTCCTGCTGACCATCGAAAAATCTAACGCCGCGACTGCCACGGTGCTGCAATTTCTGTCGCCAACGATCATCGTGGCGTGGTTCGCGCTGGTGCGTAAGGCCCGTCCCGGCGTGCTGGTGCTGACCGCAATCCTCACCTCGCTCATCGGCACCTTTTTGCTGGTCACGCACGGCAACCCGACCTCACTGTCTATTTCACCCGCCGCGCTGTTCTGGGGGATTGCCTCAGCGTTTGCCGCCGCGTTTTACACCACCTACCCGTCAACGCTGATTGCGCGCTACGGCACCTTGCCGATTGTCGGCTGGAGTATGTTAATCGGCGGGATGATCCTGTTGCCGTTTTACGCCGGTGAGGGCACAGATTTTGTGGTCAATGGCAGCCTGATTCTGGCGTTTTTTTATCTGGTGGTGATCGGCACGTCGTTGACGTTCAGCCTGTATCTGAAAGGGGCGCAGATGATTGGTGGGCCGAAAGCGAGCATTTTAAGCTGCGCCGAACCGCTGAGCAGCGCGTTGCTGTCGTTGCTCTTGTTGGGGATTACCTTCACCCTGCCGGACTGGCTGGGCACGCTGCTGATTCTGTCTTCCGTGGTGTTGATCTCAATGGATTCCCGCCGCCGCGCCAGAGCTGCCTGA
- the nlpA gene encoding lipoprotein NlpA: MKLTIPHLRTGAAVLLAGLLLAGCDQQSSDAKHIKVGVINGAEQDVAEVAKKVAKEKYGLDVELVGFSGSLLPNDATNHGELDANVFQHRPFLEQDNQAHNYKLVAVGNTFVFPMAGYSKKIKTVDQLKDGATVAIPNDPTNLGRALLLLQKEQLITLKEGKGLLPTALDITANPRHLQIMELEGAQLPRVLDDPKVDVAIISTTYIQQTGLSPVHDSVFIEDKNSPYVNILVAREDNKDAENVKEFLASYQSPEVAKAAETIFNGGAVPGW, translated from the coding sequence GTGAAATTGACGATACCTCATTTACGGACAGGGGCAGCGGTACTGTTGGCAGGATTGTTGTTGGCCGGTTGCGACCAGCAGAGCAGCGATGCAAAGCACATTAAAGTCGGCGTGATTAACGGCGCTGAGCAGGATGTGGCGGAAGTCGCCAAAAAAGTGGCGAAAGAGAAGTATGGGCTTGATGTTGAACTGGTCGGTTTCAGCGGCTCGCTGTTGCCGAACGATGCCACCAATCACGGTGAACTGGATGCCAACGTTTTCCAGCATCGTCCGTTCCTTGAGCAGGATAATCAGGCACACAACTATAAGCTGGTCGCGGTGGGGAATACCTTTGTCTTCCCGATGGCCGGTTATTCGAAAAAAATCAAAACGGTGGATCAACTGAAAGACGGCGCGACGGTGGCGATCCCGAACGATCCTACCAACCTCGGGCGTGCGCTGTTGCTGTTGCAAAAAGAGCAGTTGATTACCCTGAAAGAAGGAAAAGGTTTACTGCCGACGGCGCTGGATATTACCGCCAACCCGCGTCATTTACAGATTATGGAGCTGGAAGGGGCACAACTGCCGCGTGTACTGGACGACCCGAAAGTTGACGTGGCGATTATCAGCACCACTTACATTCAGCAAACCGGGCTTTCTCCGGTTCACGACAGCGTGTTTATCGAAGATAAAAATTCGCCGTATGTGAACATCCTCGTGGCGCGGGAAGACAATAAAGATGCGGAAAATGTGAAGGAATTTCTGGCCTCTTATCAGTCACCTGAGGTCGCCAAAGCGGCAGAAACGATCTTTAACGGCGGCGCGGTGCCGGGTTGGTAA
- the dagF gene encoding 2-dehydro-3-deoxy-phosphogluconate aldolase: MQQINFYRQRVAINVLAKDIANAREIYDAAEGHAVIGILSAQFSSIDEGVQEVKRWMADVPSISVGLGAGDPAQYYKAAMIASQVHPAHVNQTFTGSGFAAGALAATGGEQTHINALVSPTGTPGEVLISTGVSSSQGTPARVSCDAAVRMMQDMGAHAAKFFPMGGEKSLSELYVLATTAARNGMTLIEPTGGIDVENFGVILQTCLEAGVPRVMPHLYTSIIDPQTGNTRPEDIVRLMEIVKALV; the protein is encoded by the coding sequence ATGCAGCAGATTAATTTTTATCGTCAACGTGTGGCGATTAACGTGCTGGCGAAAGATATCGCTAACGCCAGGGAAATCTATGACGCCGCTGAGGGACATGCGGTGATTGGCATCCTGTCCGCGCAGTTTTCGTCGATCGACGAAGGCGTTCAGGAAGTAAAACGCTGGATGGCGGACGTTCCCTCGATTTCCGTGGGCCTGGGGGCGGGCGATCCGGCGCAGTATTACAAGGCGGCGATGATTGCATCACAGGTCCATCCGGCGCACGTCAACCAGACCTTTACCGGGAGTGGTTTTGCCGCCGGCGCGCTGGCGGCGACGGGAGGTGAACAGACCCACATCAATGCGCTGGTTAGCCCGACGGGTACGCCGGGCGAGGTGCTTATCTCTACTGGGGTCAGCAGCAGCCAGGGTACGCCGGCGCGCGTCTCCTGTGATGCCGCCGTGCGGATGATGCAGGATATGGGGGCGCACGCGGCGAAGTTCTTCCCAATGGGCGGTGAAAAGTCGCTTTCTGAGCTGTACGTGCTGGCAACTACCGCAGCTCGTAACGGCATGACGCTGATCGAGCCAACGGGGGGCATTGATGTGGAAAACTTTGGCGTCATACTGCAAACCTGCCTGGAGGCAGGCGTACCACGCGTAATGCCGCATTTATACACCTCAATTATCGACCCACAAACCGGCAATACCCGACCTGAGGATATCGTCCGATTAATGGAGATCGTGAAAGCATTGGTCTGA
- the dgaE gene encoding D-glucosaminate-6-phosphate ammonia lyase — MTQNIYQQLGLKQVINACGKMTILGVSSVAPQVMQATARAASTFVEIDKLVDRTGELVSRYTGAQDSYVTSCASAGIAIAVAAAITRGDPLRVALMPDSRGMANEVVMLRGHNVDYGAPITSAIRLGGGRVVEVGASNLAARWQLESAITDETAALLYVKSHHCVQKGMLSIDDFVQVAQIHNLPLIVDAAAEEDLHAWVASGADMVVYSGAKAFNAPTSGFITGKKPWIAACKAQHHGIARAMKIGKENMVGLVYALENYHQGQTVVTAEQLQPTAEAISAIRGLTADIEQDEAGRAIWRIRVRVDAQTLGLDAREVEAQLRGGDIAIYARRYNLHQGVFSLDPRTVAEGEMALIVARLKEIAEHAAD, encoded by the coding sequence ATGACACAGAATATCTATCAACAGCTGGGGCTAAAACAGGTGATTAACGCCTGCGGCAAGATGACGATTCTTGGCGTCTCCAGCGTCGCGCCCCAGGTGATGCAGGCCACTGCGCGGGCGGCCTCCACCTTTGTCGAAATCGACAAGCTGGTGGATCGTACCGGTGAGCTGGTTTCCCGCTATACCGGCGCGCAGGACAGCTATGTCACCTCCTGCGCGTCGGCGGGGATCGCCATTGCCGTTGCCGCCGCCATTACCCGCGGCGACCCGCTCAGAGTAGCGCTCATGCCGGACAGTAGAGGAATGGCTAACGAGGTGGTGATGCTGCGCGGTCATAACGTGGACTATGGCGCCCCCATCACCAGCGCTATTCGTCTGGGCGGCGGGCGCGTCGTGGAGGTCGGGGCGAGCAATCTCGCGGCGCGTTGGCAACTGGAAAGCGCAATTACGGACGAGACCGCCGCGCTGTTGTATGTGAAATCGCACCACTGCGTGCAGAAAGGCATGCTCAGCATTGACGACTTTGTGCAGGTTGCGCAGATCCACAATCTGCCGTTGATTGTCGATGCCGCTGCCGAGGAGGATTTACACGCCTGGGTGGCGAGCGGGGCGGATATGGTTGTCTACAGCGGAGCGAAAGCCTTCAATGCGCCAACCTCGGGGTTTATCACCGGCAAGAAACCGTGGATTGCCGCCTGTAAAGCGCAGCATCACGGTATCGCCAGAGCGATGAAGATAGGCAAAGAGAACATGGTCGGGCTGGTATATGCGCTGGAAAATTATCACCAGGGGCAGACCGTGGTGACCGCCGAACAGTTACAACCGACCGCGGAGGCAATTTCGGCCATCCGCGGGCTGACCGCCGATATTGAGCAGGACGAAGCCGGGCGCGCCATCTGGCGCATTCGCGTTCGGGTTGATGCGCAGACGCTCGGTCTGGACGCGCGTGAAGTCGAAGCCCAACTGCGGGGTGGCGATATCGCCATTTACGCACGGCGCTATAACCTCCATCAGGGCGTTTTTAGCCTCGACCCACGCACGGTCGCTGAGGGGGAAATGGCGTTGATTGTGGCGCGACTCAAGGAGATAGCAGAACATGCAGCAGATTAA